A stretch of Porites lutea chromosome 5, jaPorLute2.1, whole genome shotgun sequence DNA encodes these proteins:
- the LOC140938530 gene encoding galanin receptor type 1-like, producing the protein MSLIPRLELTELPNYEMSTDQPRINSSIDNDTERETRLDEAERNFKIIFYCCLFVFGSIGNFLVVVVVKEKRKRTINDYFILNLAIADLTFLWFSVPFYSYELFQPFTKNVFYCKVIWPIMSVTLSASIFTLTSMAVERCRGITNPLRPRIKLKATIVWIFLVWICAFFTILPLMIVARQEKDGCVEDWPKNYFRQSYTAALFGMQYVIPLLIITITYLRIAFCLLRSRLPMRTSINSSGQVVRLKTRTENVHIIQTLAVIVILFMACMLSNQIAWMLFDFGGDSYNQLSHAFWTCAEALIYFHACVNPIVYGTLTRQFRRVYIRVFLNIFCCSKKSFMFIGISENLSSERKSRRKDGAFVLHGSHRYRGVIERRETSHLEIRSSPNLSTSAETYCIGSPSATSSSARHSMSKEVRLRTSGTQDCMDTKKSLNMSFSNNALDESSVEDVEDERVQETKL; encoded by the coding sequence AACTACGAAATGAGCACAGATCAACCAAGAATAAACTCGTCAATCGACAACGACACAGAAAGAGAAACACGTCTAGATGAAGCTGaacgaaacttcaaaattattttttactgttgcCTTTTCGTTTTTGGCTCGATAGGCAACTTTTTGGTGGTTGTGGTCGTGAAAGAAAAGCGTAAACGAACTATAAACGActatttcattttaaacttgGCAATCGCAGATTTGACTTTCTTGTGGTTTTCAGTCCCATTTTATAGCTACGAACTTTTTCAGCCATTTACAAAAAACGTATTTTACTGCAAAGTTATCTGGCCGATAATGTCTGTTACTCTTTCTGCAAGCATTTTTACCTTAACTTCAATGGCGGTTGAACGATGTCGTGGAATTACAAATCCATTACGTCCAAGAATCAAGCTCAAAGCCACCATAGTTTGGATTTTTCTTGTATGGATATGCGCTTTTTTCACTATACTTCCGCTAATGATCGTGGCAAGGCAAGAAAAAGATGGCTGTGTTGAGGATTGGCCGAAGAATTATTTCCGTCAAAGTTACACTGCAGCGTTATTTGGAATGCAGTATGTTATACCTTTACTGATAATTACCATAACCTACCTTAGAATTGCATTTTGCCTGTTAAGATCACGTTTACCAATGCGAACGTCGATAAACTCAAGCGGACAAGTTGTCAGACTCAAGACAAGAACTGAAAATGTACACATAATACAAACACTGGCAGTTATCGTAATTCTTTTTATGGCTTGTATGTTGTCTAATCAAATTGCATGGATGCTGTTCGACTTTGGCGGAGATTCCTATAATCAACTTTCCCACGCTTTTTGGACCTGTGCAGAAGCACTTATTTACTTCCACGCATGCGTGAATCCAATCGTGTATGGAACTTTAACACGCCAGTTTCGCCGCGTATACATTCgggtttttttaaacattttttgctGTAGTAAAAAGAGCTTCATGTTTATCGGCATTTCGGAGAACCTTTCAAGTGAAAGAAAATCCAGAAGAAAGGATGGTGCCTTCGTGCTTCACGGCTCTCATAGGTACAGGGGTGTGATCGAAAGACGTGAAACATCACACCTTGAAATTCGGTCCTCGCCAAATTTATCAACCAGTGCAGAAACTTACTGCATAGGGAGTCCATCAGCAACTTCTTCTTCTGCTAGACACTCAATGAGCAAAGAGGTACGTTTGAGAACATCTGGCACACAGGACTGTATGGATACAAAGAAAAGTTTGAACATGTCCTTTTCTAACAATGCATTAGATGAGTCGTCTGTTGAAGACGTTGAAGACGAACGTGTCCAAGAAACAAAACTGTAA
- the LOC140938529 gene encoding L-gulono-1,4-lactone dehydrogenase-like: MASRSDCQVTCLQAMTSKSALQTEGNEDSKRFFRIISPLFGNTLEDNILESLFVHDIHDESQVNVKQPPLEEVNTSGADPGALISKVASVAEVTEAILKAKREKNIIRVTGSAHSVHASVFPKDGITLCLTGDLRKVEIREVQLEGEENWLYCRIGAGCYLGRNPMDPDSDLQNSACYQVAVQGFGFPELAGITHQTIGGFIMTGSAGGSLWHSFHEVIQEIEFVDGNGHLQLAKPGTDLWSAVGVSMGLFGVITHVTFRLPEMRLVKGSESNKKFADSALGPNDKGKTKLKESLENNEYFRVNWFPQKDVRRVQEWVGKQTSKGDIVPYKSILSCTLTAGMAAVALKVCNCLLQKEHPSEWDYAIIGTILRQFVPLGEPKRFCDIWFESLPMDNQAHTDSIIKVDFTEIWIPLGQCKTVMDKLLKLFENQKAAGNFAIEIYGAKESPFWLSMSYNQKMVRIDAYWWFYNKGDKREFFSYFWDALLDIPGTRLHWGKYLPLPGQKCGNTKFNLSYLKSVYPKLDNWLKLRDEMDPDQVFVTEYWRSILEISSAKSC, translated from the exons ATGGCGTCACGATCAG ATTGTCAAGTAACATGCCTTCAAGCGATGACTTCCAAGTCAG CTTTACAGACAGAAGGAAATGAAGATTCAAAACGATTCTTTAGGattatttctcctttgtttgGGAACACTCTAGAAGACAACATCTTGGAGTCTCTTTTTGTACACGACATTCATGATGAGTCACAGGTGAATGTGAAACAACCACCTTTGGAAGAAGTAAATACCTCAGGAGCCGATCCTGGTGCCCTAATTTCAAAGGTGGCGTCCGTAGCTGAAGTCACAGAAGCCATTCTAAaagcaaaaagagaaaagaacatCATTCGCGTTACTGGCTCAGCACACTCTGTACACGCGTCTGTTTTCCCAAAGGATGGCATTACTCTCTGTTTAACGGGCGACCTACGCAAAGTAGAAATACGGGAAGTTCAGTTGGAAGGTGAAGAAAACTGGCTTTACTGTCGCATAGGTGCGGGGTGTTACCTAGGCAGAAATCCCATGGATCCTGATTCGGACCTGCAAAACTCTGCGTGTTATCAGGTGGCCGTCCAAGGGTTTGGCTTTCCGGAGCTGGCAGGTATCACACATCAAACAATTGGTGGGTTCATCATGACGGGTTCTGCAGGGGGAAGTTTGTGGCACAGCTTTCATGAGGTAATCCAGGAGATTGAGTTTGTTGACGGCAACGGTCATCTCCAGCTTGCAAAGCCTGGGACGGACCTCTGGTCTGCCGTGGGCGTTTCGATGGGGCTGTTTGGCGTCATAACCCACGTAACATTTCGTCTCCCTGAGATGAGGCTCGTTAAAGGTTCGGAGTCAAATAAGAAGTTTGCGGACTCCGCGCTAGGGCCCAACGACAAAGGGAAGACTAAACTTAAGGAAAGTTTGGAGAACAATGAATACTTTCGAGTTAATTGGTTCCCACAGAAGGACGTACGGCGTGTTCAGGAGTGGGTTGGAAAACAGACCTCTAAAGGAGACATTGTACCCTACAAGTCCATCTTGTCCTGCACCCTAACTGCTGGTATGGCTGCCGTTGCTTTGAAGGTCTGCAACTGTCTCTTACAAAAGGAACATCCAAGCGAATGGGATTACGCCATAATCGGCACCATACTCCGCCAGTTTGTGCCGCTAGGGGAGCCAAAACGGTTTTGTGACATATGGTTTGAGAGTCTGCCCATGGATAACCAGGCCCACACAGACTCCATTATCAAAGTTGATTTCACAGAAATTTGGATCCCACTTGGCCAATGCAAAACCGTCATGGACAAACTACTCAAGCTCTTTGAGAACCAGAAAGCCGCTGGAAACTTTGCCATCGAAATCTACGGTGCCAAAGAGTCCCCGTTTTGGCTGAGCATGTCATACAACCAGAAAATGGTGCGAATTGATGCTTACTGGTGGTTTTACAATAAAGGTGACAAAAGAGAGTTTTTCTCGTACTTCTGGGATGCTTTACTGGATATCCCTGGGACCCGTCTGCATTGGGGAAAGTATCTTCCGCTACCCGGTCAGAAATGTGGGAATACAAAATTCAACTTATCGTATCTAAAGAGCGTGTACCCTAAACTGGATAACTGGCTAAAGCTGCGCGATGAAATGGATCCAGATCAAGTGTTTGTGACTGAATACTGGCGTAGTATTCTTGAGATCTCTAGTGCTAAGAGCTGTTAG